One genomic window of Cystobacter fuscus DSM 2262 includes the following:
- a CDS encoding RNA polymerase sigma factor: MKDTAIIQETPGGERGLALDFDALVLGEQAALLRLARRLVWEGEEARDLVQSALADAYEKRHTLRDPRAGPAWLRRILVSRAMGLLRRRRVWHVLREALDLGPSAPPSPEESFTGAERWHAFGRALRTLPAQQATAFSLRYLEGLDLDAIADAMNITRGTVRIHLYRALQKLKAADALRGDTP, encoded by the coding sequence GTGAAGGACACAGCCATCATCCAGGAGACGCCGGGAGGAGAGAGGGGACTCGCCCTCGACTTCGACGCGCTCGTCCTGGGTGAACAGGCCGCGCTCCTGAGGCTGGCCCGCCGGCTCGTCTGGGAAGGCGAGGAGGCGAGGGACCTGGTGCAGTCCGCCCTGGCCGACGCCTACGAGAAACGTCACACCTTGAGGGATCCCCGGGCGGGCCCGGCCTGGCTGCGGCGCATCCTCGTCTCGCGCGCGATGGGCCTCCTGCGCCGGCGGCGGGTCTGGCACGTGCTGCGCGAGGCGTTGGACCTGGGTCCCTCCGCCCCGCCTTCCCCCGAGGAGTCCTTCACGGGCGCCGAGCGATGGCACGCGTTCGGCCGGGCCTTGCGCACGCTGCCGGCCCAGCAGGCCACGGCCTTCTCCCTGCGCTACCTCGAGGGGCTCGACCTCGATGCCATCGCCGACGCCATGAACATCACCCGCGGCACGGTCCGCATCCACCTCTACCGGGCGCTCCAGAAGCTCAAGGCCGCGGACGCGCTGCGAGGAGACACCCCATGA
- a CDS encoding tetratricopeptide repeat protein, translated as MSTLLAAFNEGVSHSIAGRHEAALQVFNRVLAQDPHHVLALSAKGSVLTSLGRPREALKCFERAIDLDPETAEHYRNAALCQLELDEPEAARSLLEQAQLLNPEEGWRAGTAVEITQLGEALLKESGKQRTRGIGLTGKARYRHARHVLEVALELNPGGTDAARALAEVWAHLGDTEKRDHYNQLAVRLMRPVAS; from the coding sequence ATGTCCACTTTGCTAGCGGCGTTCAACGAGGGTGTCAGTCATTCGATCGCCGGCCGCCACGAGGCCGCTCTCCAGGTATTCAATCGGGTATTGGCCCAGGATCCCCACCATGTGCTGGCGCTCAGCGCCAAGGGCTCCGTGCTCACCAGCCTGGGCCGGCCGCGCGAGGCGCTCAAATGCTTCGAGCGCGCCATCGATCTGGATCCCGAGACGGCCGAGCACTACCGCAACGCGGCGCTCTGCCAGCTCGAGCTGGACGAGCCCGAAGCGGCCCGGTCCCTGCTGGAGCAGGCCCAGCTGCTCAACCCCGAGGAGGGGTGGCGCGCGGGGACGGCGGTGGAAATCACCCAGCTGGGCGAGGCGCTGCTGAAGGAGTCGGGCAAGCAGCGCACCCGGGGAATCGGTCTGACGGGCAAGGCGCGCTACCGGCACGCGCGCCATGTGCTGGAAGTGGCGCTGGAGCTGAACCCGGGCGGGACGGACGCGGCGCGCGCGCTGGCCGAGGTCTGGGCGCACCTCGGAGACACCGAGAAGCGTGACCACTACAACCAGCTCGCGGTCCGGTTGATGCGCCCCGTCGCGAGCTGA
- a CDS encoding NAD-dependent epimerase/dehydratase family protein, translating to MNPLVLLGCGDTLTRLALVEAPRGRPVRAVTRDPGRRERLARAGVALVSLEEAVASAAGAEVVISIPPDAGLDASLAEALTRARPSRLVYLSSTGVYGSARGHVDEDTPVQPEAPNARGRLDAEAGYRPLGGIALRIAGIYGPGRGMHERVLAGTARIPESGGGRISRVHVDDLVEALRVVLERGTPGATYCVADDRPATQAETLGWLCARLGVPPPPTVPLASLHPSLRGDRAISNARLKALGWRPRYPDFVAGFSVLLADRAG from the coding sequence ATGAACCCTCTCGTCCTGCTCGGATGTGGTGACACGTTGACGCGGCTGGCGCTCGTGGAGGCGCCGCGCGGGCGCCCCGTGCGGGCGGTGACGCGCGACCCCGGCCGCCGGGAGCGCCTGGCGCGCGCGGGCGTCGCGCTCGTGTCCCTGGAGGAGGCCGTGGCCTCGGCGGCGGGGGCCGAGGTGGTCATCTCCATTCCTCCCGACGCGGGCCTCGACGCGTCCCTGGCCGAGGCGCTCACGCGGGCGCGCCCCTCGCGCCTCGTCTATCTCTCCTCCACGGGCGTCTACGGGAGCGCGCGGGGACACGTGGACGAGGACACCCCGGTGCAGCCCGAGGCGCCCAACGCCCGGGGACGGCTCGACGCGGAGGCCGGCTACCGGCCGCTCGGGGGCATCGCCCTGCGCATCGCGGGCATCTATGGTCCCGGCCGGGGCATGCACGAGCGCGTGCTCGCCGGGACGGCCCGCATCCCCGAGAGTGGGGGAGGCCGCATCTCGCGGGTGCACGTGGACGACCTGGTGGAGGCCCTGCGCGTGGTGTTGGAGCGGGGCACTCCCGGTGCGACGTATTGCGTGGCGGATGACCGGCCCGCCACCCAGGCGGAAACCCTGGGCTGGCTGTGCGCGCGGCTGGGCGTGCCTCCACCCCCCACGGTGCCCTTGGCCTCGCTGCACCCCTCGCTCCGAGGAGATCGGGCCATCTCCAATGCCCGCCTCAAGGCCCTCGGCTGGCGGCCACGCTACCCGGACTTCGTCGCGGGCTTCTCGGTGCTGCTGGCGGACCGCGCCGGCTGA
- a CDS encoding sensor histidine kinase, translating to MKTTLAARRVKSRVFFVSAAIILVTSLAQCALRGFGSAEVRQMVLVHLSWVASFVLLGVGVRSGHMTPGTPGPMSGLACLVSLTQLTLLTGGVESPYLVTLVSVPLLVSMFTPDLWLPTLVSLVAMLGALLVINLLEGLPPRTFLPQMLAYGGIGGIGFYAGRSYRKLRRAEQLAQEERLQALERLAESERLRRHAENERADMERLMMVGQLAAGVAHEVNNPLAFVKSNLHYLQRALTSTDRPADVAELHELLDETHQGVLRIQRIITDLRQYSHPMGTPEQEGSPRAAMEEARRLALSRLHSHSEVVLDVPEVLPNVRLGQRYLMQVLLNLLLHAARALEETDPERPARILLKAWRTAHDVQVVVEDNGPGIPQDMLPRLFDPFFTPPCSTKGAGLGLALCREYVLRVGGTLTAENRPEGGARFILTLNQSSASCSPSRET from the coding sequence ATGAAGACCACGCTCGCCGCCCGCCGGGTCAAAAGCCGGGTCTTCTTCGTCTCCGCCGCGATCATCCTCGTGACCTCACTGGCCCAGTGCGCGCTCCGCGGCTTCGGCTCGGCGGAGGTGAGGCAGATGGTGCTCGTCCATCTCTCCTGGGTCGCCAGCTTCGTCCTGCTGGGCGTGGGGGTGCGCTCGGGGCACATGACGCCGGGGACGCCCGGACCCATGTCCGGGCTGGCGTGCCTGGTGTCCCTGACCCAGCTCACCCTGCTGACCGGAGGGGTCGAGAGCCCCTACCTCGTGACGCTCGTGTCCGTGCCGCTCCTGGTGTCGATGTTCACGCCGGACCTCTGGCTGCCGACGCTGGTGTCGCTCGTGGCGATGTTGGGGGCGCTCCTGGTGATCAACCTCCTCGAGGGCCTCCCACCGCGCACCTTCCTGCCCCAGATGCTCGCCTATGGAGGCATCGGCGGCATCGGGTTCTACGCGGGGAGGAGCTACCGGAAGCTGCGCCGGGCGGAGCAACTGGCGCAGGAGGAGCGGCTCCAGGCCCTGGAGCGACTGGCCGAGAGCGAACGGTTGCGGCGCCACGCCGAGAACGAACGCGCGGACATGGAGCGGCTGATGATGGTGGGGCAGCTCGCGGCCGGCGTGGCGCACGAGGTGAACAACCCCCTGGCCTTCGTGAAGTCCAACCTGCACTACCTGCAGCGCGCGCTGACGAGCACGGACAGGCCCGCCGACGTGGCGGAGCTGCACGAGCTGCTGGACGAGACGCACCAGGGCGTGCTGCGCATCCAGCGGATCATCACGGACTTGAGGCAGTACTCGCACCCCATGGGCACCCCCGAGCAGGAGGGCTCTCCCCGCGCGGCCATGGAGGAGGCCCGGCGGCTGGCCCTGTCGCGGCTGCACTCGCACAGCGAGGTGGTGTTGGACGTTCCCGAGGTGCTGCCCAACGTCCGGCTGGGGCAACGCTACCTGATGCAGGTGCTGCTCAACCTGCTGCTCCACGCGGCACGGGCGCTGGAGGAGACCGATCCCGAGCGCCCCGCCCGCATCCTCTTGAAGGCCTGGCGGACCGCCCACGACGTCCAGGTGGTGGTGGAGGACAACGGGCCGGGGATACCCCAGGACATGCTGCCCCGGCTCTTCGACCCCTTCTTCACCCCCCCGTGTTCCACGAAGGGTGCGGGCCTGGGGCTCGCCCTTTGCCGGGAGTACGTGCTCCGGGTGGGCGGAACGCTCACCGCGGAAAACCGCCCCGAGGGCGGCGCCCGGTTCATTCTCACCTTGAACCAGTCCTCCGCGTCCTGCTCTCCGAGCCGAGAGACCTGA
- a CDS encoding DEAD/DEAH box helicase, translating to MNTPSDTIPTFEQLGLDAPLVEALSALGYEEPTPIQRAALPPLIAGKDLLGIAATGTGKTAAFSLPLLQRLTPGQRAPFSTSALVLVPTRELAMQVAEAIHRYGQKMGVSVLPLYGGQPIGQQLRVLKRGVDVVVATPGRALDHLKRQSLLLDSLRTVVLDEADEMLDMGFAEDLEAILEATPQERQTALFSATLPPRIASIAERHLHAPVHVKIAKEKLPAGTGPRVRQVAYIVPRPFKAATLGRVLDVEAPTAAIVFCRTRTEVDELTVSLNGRGWRAQALHGGMDQTQRDRVLKQFKSHAVELLIATDVAARGLDIEKLSHVVNYDVPNAPEAYVHRIGRTGRAGREGVAITLAEPREHRLLRNIEKLTGQKIELATVPTVADLRARRLELVRASLREALVAGELDSYRSVVESLASEFDLVDVAAAAVKLLHDAQVDGQSEEEEEIPLMAPPSDKGPRAPRGPRSGERPEPGSRPDAPRSAKRRAPPDASFDMARLFIGVGRQAGVRPSDLVGAIAGEAGVEGKRIGAIQIGDNYSLVEVPESLADQVVAALRQTTLRGRKAQVRRDRG from the coding sequence GTGAACACCCCTTCCGATACCATCCCCACTTTCGAACAACTGGGCCTGGATGCCCCACTCGTGGAGGCGCTCAGCGCACTCGGCTACGAGGAGCCCACGCCCATCCAGCGCGCCGCCCTGCCCCCGTTGATCGCCGGCAAGGATCTGCTGGGCATCGCCGCCACGGGAACGGGAAAGACCGCCGCCTTCTCCCTGCCGCTCTTGCAGCGGCTCACCCCGGGCCAGCGCGCGCCCTTCTCCACCTCCGCGCTCGTGCTCGTGCCCACGCGCGAGCTGGCCATGCAGGTGGCCGAGGCCATCCACCGCTATGGCCAGAAGATGGGCGTGAGCGTGCTGCCGCTCTACGGCGGCCAGCCCATCGGCCAGCAGCTGCGCGTGCTCAAGCGCGGCGTGGACGTGGTCGTCGCCACGCCCGGTCGCGCGTTGGATCACCTCAAGCGCCAGTCGCTCCTGCTCGACTCGCTGCGCACCGTGGTGCTCGACGAGGCCGACGAGATGCTCGACATGGGCTTCGCCGAGGACCTGGAAGCCATCCTCGAGGCCACCCCCCAGGAGCGGCAGACGGCGCTCTTCTCCGCCACCCTGCCCCCGCGCATCGCCTCCATCGCCGAGCGGCACCTGCACGCGCCCGTGCACGTGAAGATCGCCAAGGAGAAGCTGCCCGCCGGCACCGGGCCCCGCGTGCGCCAGGTGGCCTACATCGTCCCGCGCCCCTTCAAGGCCGCCACGCTCGGGCGCGTGCTGGACGTGGAGGCGCCCACCGCCGCCATCGTCTTCTGCCGCACGCGCACCGAGGTGGATGAGCTCACCGTGTCGCTCAACGGCCGGGGCTGGCGCGCCCAGGCGCTCCACGGCGGCATGGACCAGACCCAGCGCGACCGCGTGCTCAAGCAGTTCAAGAGCCACGCGGTGGAGCTGCTCATCGCCACGGACGTGGCCGCGCGCGGACTGGACATCGAGAAGCTGTCCCACGTCGTCAACTACGACGTGCCCAACGCCCCCGAGGCGTACGTGCACCGCATCGGCCGCACGGGCCGCGCCGGACGCGAGGGCGTGGCCATCACCCTCGCCGAGCCCCGCGAGCACCGCCTGCTGCGCAACATCGAGAAGCTCACCGGCCAGAAGATAGAGCTGGCCACCGTGCCCACCGTGGCCGACCTGCGCGCGCGCCGGCTGGAGCTCGTGCGCGCCTCCCTGCGCGAGGCGCTCGTCGCGGGCGAACTCGACTCCTACCGCTCCGTCGTGGAGAGCCTCGCCTCCGAGTTCGACCTGGTGGACGTGGCGGCCGCCGCGGTGAAGCTGCTCCACGACGCGCAGGTGGATGGCCAGAGCGAAGAGGAGGAGGAGATCCCCCTGATGGCCCCGCCGTCGGACAAGGGCCCGCGCGCGCCCCGAGGCCCCCGCTCCGGCGAGCGCCCCGAGCCTGGCTCCCGGCCGGACGCGCCCCGCAGCGCCAAGCGCCGCGCGCCGCCCGACGCATCCTTCGACATGGCGCGGCTGTTCATCGGCGTGGGCCGACAGGCCGGCGTGCGGCCCTCGGATCTCGTGGGCGCCATCGCGGGCGAGGCGGGCGTGGAAGGCAAGCGCATCGGCGCCATCCAGATTGGTGACAACTACTCGCTCGTCGAGGTCCCCGAATCCCTCGCGGATCAAGTCGTCGCCGCGTTGCGTCAGACCACGCTGCGCGGCCGCAAGGCGCAGGTGCGCCGCGATCGGGGCTGA